A segment of the Lolium perenne isolate Kyuss_39 chromosome 3, Kyuss_2.0, whole genome shotgun sequence genome:
GGGTCATTCATGGGCACTTACGGAGATCAAGTGAGATGTGATctggagatagatcaagacgccgtaGATCAGTACCAGAACTATCATTATGGAACAGGAGACTACGAGGAGTATCCGATAGTGATTGAATCAGATTCCGAGGGAGGCAATGCGAATAATGGAGCCACGGGGGAGTATACCCCAGGGGAGGATTATGCATCGCTAAATAATCATTTCCTGATGgcagatttctccctgggatcatcctcaGACTCGGATTACCAGCCTACTGGGAAGCCCTATGTTCCAGCCTCTATCAGGAGgatgacacgttcgaccggatggaagcctggaatgtactaGGAGTGAAACAACGAGTAGTGGCCACCAAAGGAGGCGAGGCTGCAATACTATTGTACCatatgtattgtagtgtgtactaGTTTTATAAGTTGTAATTTACATGCAATaactgagtttgcatactcacactacttatgagtattgtaataaaccgcttaagtatgtatatacatggtatatgttttgtatgatttggatttgcttcttgatttccattgcgcgactagttctgtgcacaaagttgagctcagaaaacttgctcatggagtaactatgagtaccactttgtgttacaGAGCTAGGGGTGATGTCGGGAGAGGAGAGTGAAGCTCAGCGCCTCGAGCGCGAGGCCAAGCAGAAGAAAGAGGCAGATGAAGCCgcaaggaatcagtttccaccaccacctccgatgACGCAACAAAACTTTCTCCAGTACATGCAAatgctggaggaaaggcaacgtGCAACCACGGAGCAGCAAAACAAATTTTTCCAAGAGTTGCTGCAACAGAATAGGGTTGAAAGGCCAGAGAACCAAGGCGTTACTCTGTCTGACTTCTAGAATACAAAGCCTTTATCCTTTGCCTATGCACCAGAGCTAATGGACGCTGAGTTTGGCTGATGGACACTGAGTGCAAGCTCAAGACCGTTGGATGTACATATCAAGGGAAAGTGAGATACGCAACACACCTATTGTGTGGACCCGTTGCATCTTGGTGGGATAACGTAGTAGCAGTACACCCAGCtgagaaggtattcacctgggaagagttcaagaagaagttcaggGAATTCAATGTCCCTGAGAGTATAATAGAGTTGAAGCGTAGAGTGTTCGAGAGTCTCGAACAGAAGGACAAAGCAATTCTGACCTATGTTATAGAGTTCTCAGGGCTATCCAGATACGCCGCTGAGGAAGTAAATACCGAGGATAAGAGAAAGAAAAGATTCACGAGGGGATTGAATCCTAATTTCAAGATGCAGCTCAGAATGTTGAGAGCAACGGAGTTCCAGGAATTAGTTGATGCCGCAATCACCCTGGAGGACGATTTCAAACAGGTACAAGAGGAGAAGcgaaagaaggccaagtttgagccaaaGAAGTTTATTAGCAACATACCCAATACCagtttgagtttcaagcccagatacaaccccAATAACAACAGGAGGACCTCAGGATCCCAGTATATGGCAAACATTATTTGCCGTATTTATGGAATTAAAGGACATTACTCAAAGGATTGCAAAAGGCCTAAAGTGATTTTCTATGGTTGTCGCCAGAAAGGGCATATGTTGAAAGATTGCCCTAACAAGAACAATGGAGGAGGAAAGTCAGGAGGATGAGGGAGTAGGAATGGAAATTCCGGAGgaaactggaagaacaagaaacccttcaggaagctgaactgtaccagcctggaggaggtgatAAACTCAGacaaggcggtgataggtacgcttcacatactcactcatcctggcaaagtactttttgatactggtgcaaccacattgttcatttctcagcaattcatcatcaaac
Coding sequences within it:
- the LOC127339710 gene encoding uncharacterized protein; amino-acid sequence: MDTECKLKTVGCTYQGKVRYATHLLCGPVASWWDNVVAVHPAEKVFTWEEFKKKFREFNVPESIIELKRRVFESLEQKDKAILTYVIEFSGLSRYAAEEVNTEDKRKKRFTRGLNPNFKMQLRMLRATEFQELVDAAITLEDDFKQVQEEKRKKAKFEPKKFISNIPNTSLSFKPRYNPNNNRRTSGSQYMANIICRIYGIKGHYSKDCKRPKVIFYGCRQKGHMLKDCPNKNNGGGKSGG